From the genome of Prosthecobacter fusiformis:
GTGGTGCAGAGTCAAAGCTGACATTTGCAGCAACAGAATTCTTGCAGTCGGCTAAGTATTTATCCGTAGCCTCCGCAGTGGGTCCAAATACGCTCACTGATAGCTCTGCGACTTGGAGTGACGATGAGTTCAATGGCAACAATGGTTCACACTATGTGGAGATCATCAGCGTCAATGGCTCCAAAACGGGTGCTGGGGTAGGCGTGACTCGAAGCATTACGGACACGGAAGCAAATTCTAAGACAATCACCTTGGATGAGGCGCTGCCTGAGGGGCTGATTGCCCCCTTGGAATATCGCATTGTCAGCCATTGGACACTGGCTGCTATCTTCGGCAGCGCCAATATGGCAGGCTTGCAGGGCGGGTCCCCTCTGTCTGCAGACCATGTCCAGTTGTGGAACGGGACAGGCTATGACAGTTATTACTACCAGACCTCAGGAATCGGTGGCACCGGTTGGCGGAAGCTTGGAGATCAAAGCACGGATGCAAGCAATGCAATCATTCGGCCTGAGCAGAATGTGATCATCAAGCGTGTGGGGTCTGCGGGGCTGCCGATAGTGTTAAGCGGCTGGGTAAAGACTGGGCAGACCTCGTTCGATATCGTCCCCGGATTTAACTTTGTGCCAAATCCGTATTCGACAGCCATGACCCTGGCTAGCTCCGGGTTGTATAAGGGAAATGCAGCGACTGGGATTGCAGCGGGCAATGTTACCTCGGCCGATCAGGTGATGTTGTGGAACGGTTCTAGTTACGAGACATTTTATTATCAGACCCTAGGCCTTGGCGGAACAGGGTGGCGGAAGGTCGGTGATCAA
Proteins encoded in this window:
- a CDS encoding TIGR02597 family protein yields the protein MNTSASCLLFVLSMPMVAMAQLTVYSDVAGFDTVSVAGTGGAESKLTFAATEFLQSAKYLSVASAVGPNTLTDSSATWSDDEFNGNNGSHYVEIISVNGSKTGAGVGVTRSITDTEANSKTITLDEALPEGLIAPLEYRIVSHWTLAAIFGSANMAGLQGGSPLSADHVQLWNGTGYDSYYYQTSGIGGTGWRKLGDQSTDASNAIIRPEQNVIIKRVGSAGLPIVLSGWVKTGQTSFDIVPGFNFVPNPYSTAMTLASSGLYKGNAATGIAAGNVTSADQVMLWNGSSYETFYYQTLGLGGTGWRKVGDQSMDASGASIAPGSSIILRRKNPDRFTWAIPQH